From Camelina sativa cultivar DH55 chromosome 7, Cs, whole genome shotgun sequence, one genomic window encodes:
- the LOC104703014 gene encoding protein TIC 55, chloroplastic yields the protein MADHFLSSSLQLTATSPILFFTTVKTPVIHNHRTTCTAPTNPRFHLLRRSAAAGTAVADQTEGGRGGEVLLNPEDEKRVEVADYDWREEWYPLYLTRNVPEDAPLGLTVFDRQIVLYRDGEGTLRCYEDRCPHRLAKLSEGQLIDGRLECLYHGWQFEGDGKCVKIPQLPASAKIPKAACVKTYEVKDSQGVVWVWMSTKTPPNPEKLPWFEHFARPGFFDISTTHELPYDHSILLENLMDPAHVPISHDRTDFSSKREDAQPLVFEVTERTNRGFAGTWGKEKDGGKGSNLLRFDAPCVLQNNREFDGKDGVKNYFSGLFLCRPTGQGKSMLIVRFGVTKRSPLVSVLPQWFSHQNACKVFEQDMGFLSSQNEVLMKEKVPTKDLYLNLKSSDTWVAEYRKWMDKVGHGMPYHFGHRTISLPKVPPVVEHAPAGLIAALSASYPAKGGIGTMHAPNLANRYFRHIIHCRSCTKAIKSFELWKNILSATAIALTTLAILVVSRQWKAVLLGSAALLSTAAYGCLRAIELNTNNFIRTHRRL from the exons ATGGCTGATCATTTTCTGAGCTCGTCTCTTCAACTCACAGCTACTTCTCCAATCCTCTTCTTCACTACAGTAAAAACACCTGTTATCCACAACCACAGAACGACATGCACAGCACCGACGAACCCCCGTTTCCATCTCCTCCGCCGTTCCGCCGCCGCCGGTACCGCCGTGGCTGATCAGAcagaaggaggaagaggaggagaggtTCTTTTAAACCCTGAAGACGAGAAACGTGTTGAGGTGGCTGATTACGATTGGAGGGAGGAGTGGTACCCTTTGTACCTCACCAGAAACGTTCCCGAGGATGCGCCGCTTGGCCTCACCGTCTTTGATCGCCAAATAGTTTTGTATAGAGACGGTGAAGGAACACTACGTTGTTACGAGGATCGTTGTCCTCATCG gTTGGCTAAGTTGTCTGAAGGACAGCTGATTGATGGGAGATTGGAATGTCTGTACCATGGTTGGCAATTTGAAGGAGATGGCAAATGTGTCAAGATTCCTCag CTTCCTGCTAGTGCCAAGATTCCAAAGGCGGCTTGCGTGAAGACATACGAGGTGAAGGATTCACAAGGAGTTGTATGGGTGTGGATGTCAACAAAAACACCTCCTAACCCTGAGAAGCTTCCTTGGTTTGAGCATTTTGCTAGACCTGGTTTTTTCGACATATCGACAACTCACGAGCTTCCTTATGACCATTCCATTCTTCTAGAGAATCTGATGGATCCGGCTCATGTCCCTATTTCTCATGATAGAACTGACTTCAGTTCAAAAAGAGAAGATGCTCAGCCTCTGGTTTTTGAGGTCACCGAGAGAACTAACCGGGGTTTCGCAGGGACTTGGGGAAAGGAGAAAGACGGCGGGAAAGGGAGTAATTTACTTCGGTTTGATGCTCCATGTGTTCTGCAGAACAATCGAGAATTTGATGGGAAGGACGGGGTGAAGAACTACTTTTCAGGGCTGTTTCTCTGTAGACCAACAGGGCAAGGGAAGTCTATGCTTATCGTTAGGTTTGGGGTCACGAAAAGATCACCTTTGGTTTCAGTGTTACCTCAATGGTTCTCGCATCAGAATGCCTGCAAGGTCTTTGAACAAGACATGGGGTTCCTATCGTCTCAAAACGAGGTCCTGATGAAGGAGAAAGTACCAACTAAGGACTTGTACTTAAATCTCAAGTCATCAGACACATGGGTCGCTGAGTATAGAAAGTGGATGGACAAAGTTGGTCATGGGATGCCTTACCATTTCGGGCATAGGACCATATCTCTCCCCAAGGTTCCTCCCGTAGTGGAGCATGCCCCAGCAGGGCTCATTGCAGCTCTCTCAGCGTCTTACCCTGCAAAAGGAGGAATTGGAACTATGCACGCTCCCAATTTGGCGAACCGATACTTCAGACATATTATCCATTGTAGAAGCTGCACTAAAGCAATCAAATCTTTTGAGCTCTGGAAAAATATCCTCTCTGCCACGGCAATTGCTTTGACGACTTTGGCCATTCTGGTGGTTAGTAGACAGTGGAAGGCTGTCCTGTTAGGTTCAGCAGCATTGCTCTCAACCGCAGCTTATGGTTGCTTAAGAGCTATAGAACTAAACACCAATAACTTCATTAGAACACACAGAAGACTatga
- the LOC104703013 gene encoding zinc finger CCCH domain-containing protein 22: MASEEEKALEDLLDVQLKEQKDSLSAIDEALASDPFNPELLSVHEELLQAIKETEEGLFQLKRARLLQEADIALSVLNHDAGVEAVHLKELEPEKKDLDGSQCRFRHTDGRWYNGRIIGFEGSDTAKISFLTPTSESMTMCKFFMQQRCRFGSSCRSSHGLDVPLSSLKNYAQTEWKESMVGSKIWAVSGSKYDIWRKAELESWDDELQVGGIVFRDDGSSAKLGSDAMALSEYAQMTDDDGEEEENEEGSASDSDESISSDYEEESPQGIGFLESTNQPRGVQTDTVLFAKWENHTRGIASKMMASMGYREGMGLGASGQGILNPVLVKVLPAKRSLDYALEHVKNGEGKSDKQKKKRSRGGKRKREKKFAEAARAAKQKEESKPDLFSFINEQIFPRSHEKVSSIESVKKKQNNGPVDRKALVAYQDEIKDLKVELMKLEQMVNRNKKDQVVSDAATKRLNQVRKALASTLASQAAASNAVEIKEKEKKWLKF, translated from the exons ATGGCGAGCGAAGAAGAAAAAGCCCTTGAAGACCTTCTTGACGTTCAGCTCAAGGAACAAAAAGATTCTCTTTCCGCCATCGACGAAGCCCTAGCTTCTGACCCATTTAATCCCGAACTCCTCTCG GTTCATGAAGAACTTCTCCAAGCAATCAAGGAGACAGAGGAAGGGCTTTTTCAGTTAAAGCGTGCTCGGTTATTGCAAGAAGCTGATATAGCGCTGAGTGTGTTGAATCATGATGCTGGAGTTGAAGCTGTGCATCTAAAGGAATTGGAGCCGGAGAAAAAGGATTTGGATGGATCGCAATGTAGGTTTCGACATACTGATGGTCGTTGGTATAATGGTCGCATTATTGGGTTTGAAGGCTCTGATACTGCCAAGATCTCTTTCCTTACACCCACATCTGAGAGTATGACG ATGTGCAAGTTTTTCATGCAACAGAGGTGTCGCTTTGGTAGTTCTTGTCGTTCTTCACATG GACTAGATGTGCCGTTATCTTCTCTGAAGAACTATGCCCAGACTGAGTGGAAAGAATCGATGGTAGGCTCCAAGATTTGGGCAGTTTCTGGCAGTAAATACGACATATGGAGGAAGGCTGAACTTGAATCATGGGATGATGAGTTACAAGTTGGCGGAATTGTTTTCAGAGATGATGGAAGCTCCGCAAAGCTAGGATCTGATGCTATGGCATTGTCAGAATACGCTCAGATGACTGATGATGACggggaagaggaggagaacGAAGAAGGGAGTGCTTCAGATTCTGACGAATCTATATCAAGTGATTATGAAGAAGAATCTCCACAAGGCATAGGCTTTCTAGAAAGCACAAATCAACCAAGAGGCGTCCAAACTGACACCGTCTTATTTGCTAAGTGGGAGAATCACACCAGAGGAATAGCTTCGAAGATGATGGCAAGTATGGGTTACCGTGAAGGGATGGGTCTTGGTGCCTCTGGTCAAGGGATATTAAATCCTGTCTTAGTAAAAGTACTTCCAGCAAAGCGGTCGCTGGATTATGCTCTTGAGCATGTCAAAAACGGAGAAGGTAAAAGCgacaaacagaagaagaaaaggagcaGAGGTGGGAAAAGGAAGCGTGAGAAGAAGTTTGCAGAAGCAGCTAGAGCAGCGAAACAAAAAGAGGAATCGAAGCCAGATTTGTTTAGCTTTATCAACGAACAAATTTTTCCTAGAAGCCATGAGAAAGTAAGCAGCATAGAGTCCgtaaaaaagaagcaaaacaatggTCCAGTAGACAGGAAAGCTTTGGTTGCATACCAAGACGAAATCAAGGACTTGAAGGTGGAactaatgaaactagaacagatggtcaacagaaacaagaaagatCAAGTCGTTTCAGATGCTGCGACAAAAAGACTGAACCAAGTCCGAAAGGCATTGGCGAGTACACTAGCATCTCAAGCAGCTGCCTCCAATGCAGTagaaatcaaagagaaagagaagaaatggCTCAAGTTTTAG
- the LOC104705028 gene encoding agamous-like MADS-box protein AGL61: MMMSKKKETIGRQKIPMVKIKKESHRQVTFSKRRAGLFKKASELCTLCGAEIGIIVFSPAKKPFSFGHPSVESLLDRYLSRNNISLAQTQQPQGNSAAGCELNMQLTQILSEVEDEKKKGQAMEEIRKASVRRSVINWWEKPVEEMNMFQLQEMKHALEELRKTVVTNMASFSEVKEDVFGFLDNKVTAPPYMNMSXKY; encoded by the coding sequence atgatgatgtcaaagaagaaagaaaccatcGGACGACAAAAAATTCCAATGGTtaagataaagaaagagagcCACAGGCAAGTCACGTTCTCGAAACGCAGAGCCGGTCTCTTCAAGAAAGCTAGTGAGCTTTGCACGTTGTGTGGTGCAGAGATTGGAATCATCGTGTTTTCTCCCGCGAAAAAGCCTTTCTCTTTCGGTCATCCGAGTGTTGAATCTTTATTGGATCGTTACTTGTCCCGAAACAATATATCATTAGCTCAGACTCAACAACCACAAGGAAACTCTGCAGCGGGCTGCGAACTGAATATGCAGTTAACGCAGATTTTGAGCGAGGTagaggatgagaagaagaagggtcAAGCAAtggaagaaataagaaaagCGAGTGTGAGGCGGTCGGTGATCAATTGGTGGGAGAAACCAGTAGAGGAGATGAATATGTTTCAGTTACAAGAAATGAAACATGCATTGGAGGAGTTGAGGAAGACGGTTGTGACAAATATGGCCTCATTTAGTGAGGTGAAAGAGGATGTGTTTGGTTTCTTGGACAACAAAGTGACAGCTCCTCCGTACATGAACATGTCGGNtaaatattaa
- the LOC104703015 gene encoding agamous-like MADS-box protein AGL61 produces MMMSKKKETIGRQKIPMVKIKKESHRQVTFSKRRAGLFKKASELCTLCGAEIGIIVFSPAKKPFSFGHPSVESLLDRYLSRNNISLAQTQQPQGNSAAGCELNMQLTQILSEVEDEKKKGQAMEEIRKASVRRSVINWWEKPVEEMNMFQLQEMKHALEELRKTVVTNMASFSEVKEDVFGFLDNKVTAPPYMNMSAGLSSIYNFANGNGCF; encoded by the coding sequence atgatgatgtcaaagaagaaagaaaccatcGGACGACAAAAAATTCCAATGGTtaagataaagaaagagagcCACAGGCAAGTCACGTTCTCGAAACGCAGAGCCGGTCTCTTCAAGAAAGCTAGTGAGCTTTGCACGTTGTGTGGTGCAGAGATTGGAATCATCGTGTTTTCTCCCGCGAAAAAGCCTTTCTCTTTCGGTCATCCGAGTGTTGAATCTTTATTGGATCGTTACTTGTCCCGAAACAATATATCATTAGCTCAGACTCAACAACCACAAGGAAACTCTGCAGCGGGCTGCGAACTGAATATGCAGTTAACGCAGATTTTGAGCGAGGTagaggatgagaagaagaagggtcAAGCAAtggaagaaataagaaaagCGAGTGTGAGGCGGTCGGTGATCAATTGGTGGGAGAAACCAGTAGAGGAGATGAATATGTTTCAGTTACAAGAAATGAAACATGCATTGGAGGAGTTGAGGAAGACGGTTGTGACAAATATGGCCTCATTTAGTGAGGTGAAAGAGGATGTGTTTGGTTTCTTGGACAACAAAGTGACAGCTCCTCCGTACATGAACATGTCGGCTGGTCTTTcaagtatttataattttgccAACGGAAATGGTTGTTTCTGA